In Setaria viridis chromosome 5, Setaria_viridis_v4.0, whole genome shotgun sequence, the genomic stretch ATCTCTGGATACGTTCTAGATTTCCTTTTTATTGCAAGCAATTGGTTGCGTCGCTTTTTGTATTCTGGAAAATCAAGAGAAAAAACAATTAGTAGACAGGCCTTCAATACCTCTCGAAGAAATCACGAACGCGCTGAAGGGACAGCCCGTTCAGCCAAAAGCACAGGGACGCGCGCACACGCATGCCGCCTTGGCCGTTACCCCTTGACCAATCGACGGATCAGGCCAAGATGTCTAGAAGCGCAGGTTGAAAGCGGGGCTTGGCTGGTCCTTCGAGAAGGGCACGGGATTCATACTTTCATGGTGACATCGACTCCTTTCCACGCCCTTGGAAGGTTCCACGGAGCGGCCTGTCCATTGTGCATGGCCATCCTTCTACCTCGCCGCTCGACACTCGTGTCGTGCACGATGTACGCATGCTTGCCTCGGGCCCTTGGCTTGCGTAGGCACCGTACGACGTTAACACCGCGCGTACATATGATCGATGGCGCTGCACTATTTGTGGTGTGGTCGTGCGGATGCAGAGGACGGGCACCGTGCTGTCATCGGTTGGCAAAAACTCAGAGCCTTGGAGGTTGCAGTCCGTAAGATCTGGACTTCGGAACATGCCTGACAAAAAGAGTCTCGAGAGTGCTTCATGAGGTGAAGAGGGTGCCTAAAAAAACTGTCAGATATGATTGGTATTCATGACTTCACGAGCGCTCTGTTTCTGCACGGTTGTGATGCTTTGGGTTTGGTCACAGCCACAGAGGATCGGGAGTTGTCAAGGGACGTGGCCAAGCGAACCACGGCTCTGCAACTACTTTTACGGGAGAATCCCCCTTTCAtgatgttcttgttcttgttcgtgACCTCTGCGCATTGCTTTCCCTCCAAGAAAATGAGACGCCTATGGCGCAAGAGTGCCCACGCGCTCTGACTCCCCTCCGTCAATGTGCCACGAGAAAAAAATTAACTAAAAACTGAACCATCGAACGACAGGAGCCATTTCGCCATGCCCCCAATTTCTGCAGCTCCCCGTGGCGAATTAACAACTTCAAAGTGGGTTCAACGACGCAACAACCAACAAGAGGAGGTTGCCAATTCACGTTCCGCGTGCTTTATATACTCAGACCAGATGATGGCGTGATGCCGCACCCTGACAGCCCCCAAATTGGGATTCCAGTTCTCGCACCAACTCAAATAGCGCAGCCACTCCCCCAAGGCGCccgccaccagcccaccacACAGGTCAGCCAGGCGCTCTCGTGTGTGTCGTCTCATGCCCAAAGGCCACACTGATCACCCACGCGAGCAGGTGGTGGCGCGACACATGAGCAGCACGTACATGTCTCTCCCCCTGCAGCGCGGCAGCCGCGACGTCGCCACGCCGGCGCCTCCGGCCGGTGGCGACAACGCCGCGCATCCGTATCCGCGCGCGGTCGCGGGCATGGACACGTCCCTCTCCCTGGCCGGCGCCGGGCACGGCCAGTACCTCCCCCTCAACGAGAACGACTCCCTGGACATGGTCCTCTTCGACGTGCTCCGCgaggcgtccggcggcggcggcggctccgctgCGCCGTCGGTCACCACCTACCAGCCGCTCCCGGCCTCGTcgctgctgccgcctccgctgATGGCGATCGCTTCGAGCGCCGCGCGCAGGGGCAGCTGCGTCGGTGGCGTCGGTTGCGACAACAGCAGGGCCGCGCACCCGCACGCGCACGCACCGAAGGCGGCGGGCACGGGGCGGCACTACCGTGgggtgaggcggcggccgtggggcaAGTACGCCGCGGAGATCCGTGACCCGGCGCGGCACGGCGCGCGGCtctggctcggcaccttcggcacggccgaggaggccgccgcggcgtacGACAGCGCCGCGTTCCGCATGCGGGGCGCCAAGGCGCTGCTCAACTTCCCGCGGTCCGTCGCGGgctgcggcgccaccgccgcggcgaagCAGGCTGCTGGAGTGACGGAGGCCAAGTGAAACGGGCGGATCAGAAAACGCGATCGGAATGGCTCGAATCGGACGGGATCACTGGAAGCTGCTCCCAtgagttccaacttccaagcattAGTCAGTGGTTGCTGTAGGAATAGTGATTGCTCTTCTCGTTATTTTGACATTCTGTGAATTCAATTTGAGCT encodes the following:
- the LOC117857795 gene encoding uncharacterized protein is translated as MPKGHTDHPREQVVARHMSSTYMSLPLQRGSRDVATPAPPAGGDNAAHPYPRAVAGMDTSLSLAGAGHGQYLPLNENDSLDMVLFDVLREASGGGGGSAAPSVTTYQPLPASSLLPPPLMAIASSAARRGSCVGGVGCDNSRAAHPHAHAPKAAGTGRHYRGVRRRPWGKYAAEIRDPARHGARLWLGTFGTAEEAAAAYDSAAFRMRGAKALLNFPRSVAGCGATAAAKQAAGVTEAK